The following DNA comes from Bradyrhizobium sp. SK17.
CGCGCCGATTGGCCGGGGGAAACCAATGAACAACAATCATGGCGCGTCGCCGAACGACGTCGCCGAGTTCGACTATGTCATCGTCGGCGCCGGCTCGGCCGGTTGCGTGCTCGCCAACCGCCTGAGCGCCGACGGCAAGCACTCGGTGCTGCTGCTCGAGGCCGGGCCGAAGGACACCAATATCTGGATCCACGTCCCGCTCGGCTACGGCAAGCTGTTCAAGGAAAAATCCGTCAACTGGATGTACCAGACCGAGCCTGAGCCCGGGCTGAACGGACGGCAGGTGTTCCAGCCGCGCGGCAAGGTGCTCGGCGGCTCCAGCTCGATCAACGGACTGCTCTATGTGCGCGGCCAGCACGAGGACTACGATCGCTGGCGCCAGCGCGGCAATGCCGGCTGGGGCTATGACGACGTGTTGCCCTATTTCCGCAAGGCGGAGGATCAGCAGCGCGGCGGCAACAAATATCACGGCGCCGGCGGCCCGCTGCCGGTGTCGGACTGGCGGCATCACGATCCGCTGTCGGAAGCCTTCGTGCATGCCGCGGCCGAGGTCGGCATTCCGACCAATCCGGATTTCAACGGCGCGACCCAGGAGGGTGCGGGCTTCTTCCAGACCACGACGCGGCGCGGCCGGCGTGCCTCGACGGCGCGGTCCTATCTGCGGCCGGCGCTGACCCGCGGCAATCTGCATGTCGAAACCTCGGCGCTGGCGCAGCGCATCCTGTTCGACGGCAAGCGCGCGAGCGGCGTTGCCTACAGGCAGAACGGGCAGTTGCGCACCGCCAAGGCGCGCAAGGAGGTGCTGGTGTCGAGCGGCGCGTATAATTCGCCGCAATTGCTCCAGCTCTCCGGCGTCGGCCCGGCCGACCTGCTGAAGCAGCACGGCATCGACATCGTGCTCGATGCGCAAGGCGTCGGCAACGATTTGCAGGATCACATGCAGGTGCGCATCGTCACGCGCTGCGCGCAGAACGTGACGCTGAACGATGTCGTCAACAATCCGGTGCGCCGCGTCATGGCCGGGCTGCGCTACGCGGCGCTGCGCAAGGGGCCATTGACCATCGCGGCCGGCACGTCGGGTGCGTTCTTCAAGACCAGCCCGCGGCTGGCGTCACCCGACATCCAGATCCATTTCCTGCCGTTCTCGACCGACAAGATGGGCGAGAAGCTGCATCCGTTCTCGGGCTTCACCGCCTCGGTCTGCCAGCTGCGCCCGGAGAGCCGCGGCTCGCTGAAGATCAGGAGCGCGGATCCGAGCGTGCCGCCGGAAATCCGCATCAACTATCTCGCGACCGAAACCGATCGCCGCGCCTTCATCGACGGCATCCGCATCCTGCGCAAGATCCTGGCGGCGCCGGCGCTGAAGTCCTATTCGGTCGGAGAGGTCGATCCCGGCGCCAAGGTGGTCAGCGACGACGACCTGCTGGATTTCTGCCGCCGCACCGGCAGCACGGTCTATCATCCGACCTCGACCTGCCGGATGGGCAACGATCCGCTCGCGGTCGTCGACAACAGGCTCAAGGTGCGTGGTGTCGACGGATTGCGCGTGGTCGATGCGTCCGTGATGCCGGACCTGATGTCGGGCAATACCAACGCGCCGACGATCATGATCGCGGAAAAGGCCTCGGACATGATCCTGGAGGATGCGCGGTAGTCTGGTCGGCGAAGCGGTGGTCCGACGGGCCGCCGCCGGCTTCGTCTTCCGTCACACCGGGATCGAGGAGCAATTGCCGAGCGCCTTGTGGCTTCGGATGTGCTGCGGCATCACCAGCTCGCTGGGCTGCCGTGGAATCGATCAATCAGGCGGGCAACCGTGAACGTCAGCGCGCATCGCTGCGGAGCTTGGCTTGCTCGGCGTTCAACAGATGGGCGTTGAGCTTGGTCAGATAGCGGTGCATCGTCTCACACGCGCCCTTGGTGTCCTTCGCTTTGATCTGCTCGATCAGCTTCAGGCGTGAGGCGATCACGGGGTCATGGGCCGGCGGTCCGGCAATCAGGACAAAGTGGCGGATCACGGATGCCATCGCTTCCAGAATCGCCGACATGACCTGGTTTCCGGTCGAGTTTGCGAGCAAGGTGCTGAACTCCACCGCCTTCAGCGTACGTTCCTCATAGCGTCCCTGCCGGGTCAACTCGATCGTTTCGGTCACGTTCCTGCTCAACTCCTCGATGTCCGCGCCACTGGCGCGCTCGCATGCTGCGCGTACCACTGCGTCCATCACCAGCAACCGAGCCTCCAGCAGCGTGGCGAGGGAAACGTGGCCGAAGTCGAGCATATCGCGGAACGTGCGGGTGACCTGTCCGGCGCCGCTTTTGGTGATGAACGCTCCGCCCTTGCTTCCCTTTCTCAATTCGACGATGCCGGCTATCTCGAGACTTCGGATGGCTTCGCGCAGCGCGGTGCGGCTGACAGTGAGCATTTCCGAAAGCTCGCGTTCGGACGGCAAGCGGTCACCGGCCTTCAGTTCTCCGGTGACCAGCTTGTCGCGAATGGCGTCGCTGATCTCTTCGAAGATACGGCGCGTCTTGACGGGGCGAAACGGCCCGCCGGCTGCCCGTGCCCCGATGCGGTCGGCCGCTTCTGATGCCGATGGACTTGCCGCGCGCCTGCCGGCGGCGCGCTGCGTCGATCTGGATCGCTGTTGCGGCATGAGTCATCCCTGATGGTAGGTCTTCTTCAGCCTCCGCCGAGTGCTTTGCAAGGGTTTCCGCCGGTTGATCAGATGGAAATGTGGAAACCCCCGTTCACCGCCAAGTGCTGGCCGGTGATGTAGGAGGCCGCGTCCGAGAGCAGGAAGCACACCGGCTGTACGACCTCTTCAGGCTGGGCCCAGCGACCCATGGGAATGCGAGCCAGTATTCCCTCGCGAAACTTGTCGCCCCGGATTGTTTCGGTCATCGGCGTTTCGACCACGCCAAAGCAGACGGAATTGGTTCGGATGCCGAACTTCGACCACTCCTTGGCCGATGTCATCGTCATGCCCAGCATGCCGCTTTTGGCGGCGGCATAGTTGATCTGGCCCATCGAGCCGGCACGGCCCGCGTCAGAGGAGATGTTGACGATGGAGCCGACATTGGTTTCGCCGCCCTTTGCACGCTTCAGCATGGTGCGCCCCACGGCTTGGGTCCAGAGAAACGCGCCGGTCAGATGCACTTCGATGACGGCATTCCATTGCGCAAGCGTCATCTTCTCCGACATCGCCGGCCGGGTGATGCCGGCGTTGTTGACGAGGCCGTGGATCGCACCGAACCGCTGGACGATCTTCTCGACCGCGTCGGTTGCGAAGGCCTCATCGGTCACGCTGCCGGTGATCGTCATCAACTGGCGGTCGGACGCGTCGTAGGTCGACAGAGTGTCGCGGTTGAGGTCGATGGCAACCGCGTTGGCGCCGAGCTCCCTTGCCAGTTTGATCGTCGCGCGACCGATGCCTTGGCCGGCGCCGGTCACGACGACAGTCTTTCCTTCCAGAGAAACGATGTTGCGCATGGCGTGCTTCCTTCGCGTCTTGCCGGCCAATCATTGATCGATTGGACTATTGATTTAATGGTAAGACCATTATATCGAAGTCGATGTCAAGCCGGACGTAGAACCTGCTGGCGGGGGGAAGATGGAAAACGACACTGCGACCGTCATTGTTGGCGAACGCGTCCGTTCGAAAGCCGAGCTTCTGGCGCGTGCACGCCGGGCGGCCTGCGGACTTGCCGGGCTCGGGGTGCGCGAAAATGACGCCGTCGCCCTGTTGCTGCGAAACGACTTTGCCTTCCTCGAAGCTACCCATGCAGCGAATATCATCGGCGCCTATGCCGTACCGCTGAACTGGCACGCAAGCCCGGACGAAATCAGTTACATGCTGGGCGACTCGAAGCCGAAGGTGCTTGTCGTCCATTCCCATT
Coding sequences within:
- a CDS encoding GMC family oxidoreductase, yielding MNNNHGASPNDVAEFDYVIVGAGSAGCVLANRLSADGKHSVLLLEAGPKDTNIWIHVPLGYGKLFKEKSVNWMYQTEPEPGLNGRQVFQPRGKVLGGSSSINGLLYVRGQHEDYDRWRQRGNAGWGYDDVLPYFRKAEDQQRGGNKYHGAGGPLPVSDWRHHDPLSEAFVHAAAEVGIPTNPDFNGATQEGAGFFQTTTRRGRRASTARSYLRPALTRGNLHVETSALAQRILFDGKRASGVAYRQNGQLRTAKARKEVLVSSGAYNSPQLLQLSGVGPADLLKQHGIDIVLDAQGVGNDLQDHMQVRIVTRCAQNVTLNDVVNNPVRRVMAGLRYAALRKGPLTIAAGTSGAFFKTSPRLASPDIQIHFLPFSTDKMGEKLHPFSGFTASVCQLRPESRGSLKIRSADPSVPPEIRINYLATETDRRAFIDGIRILRKILAAPALKSYSVGEVDPGAKVVSDDDLLDFCRRTGSTVYHPTSTCRMGNDPLAVVDNRLKVRGVDGLRVVDASVMPDLMSGNTNAPTIMIAEKASDMILEDAR
- a CDS encoding FadR/GntR family transcriptional regulator, with amino-acid sequence MPQQRSRSTQRAAGRRAASPSASEAADRIGARAAGGPFRPVKTRRIFEEISDAIRDKLVTGELKAGDRLPSERELSEMLTVSRTALREAIRSLEIAGIVELRKGSKGGAFITKSGAGQVTRTFRDMLDFGHVSLATLLEARLLVMDAVVRAACERASGADIEELSRNVTETIELTRQGRYEERTLKAVEFSTLLANSTGNQVMSAILEAMASVIRHFVLIAGPPAHDPVIASRLKLIEQIKAKDTKGACETMHRYLTKLNAHLLNAEQAKLRSDAR
- a CDS encoding SDR family NAD(P)-dependent oxidoreductase: MRNIVSLEGKTVVVTGAGQGIGRATIKLARELGANAVAIDLNRDTLSTYDASDRQLMTITGSVTDEAFATDAVEKIVQRFGAIHGLVNNAGITRPAMSEKMTLAQWNAVIEVHLTGAFLWTQAVGRTMLKRAKGGETNVGSIVNISSDAGRAGSMGQINYAAAKSGMLGMTMTSAKEWSKFGIRTNSVCFGVVETPMTETIRGDKFREGILARIPMGRWAQPEEVVQPVCFLLSDAASYITGQHLAVNGGFHISI